A region of Gracilinanus agilis isolate LMUSP501 chromosome 3, AgileGrace, whole genome shotgun sequence DNA encodes the following proteins:
- the LOC123239496 gene encoding brother of CDO-like — translation MTMMPRRKRPTVTITCLILAAASCFGNVGEVPQVTVQPTSTVQKHGGPVILGCVVEPPWVNITWRLNGKELNSSDDALGILITRGTLVIAALNNHTVGRYQCVARMPAGAVASVPATVTLANLQDFKFDGQHIIEVDEGNTAVIACDLPESHPKAQVRYSVKQEWLEASRDNYLIMPSGNLQIVNASQEDEGMYKCAAYNPVTQEVKTSVSSDRLRVRRSTAEAARIIYPPEAQTIIVTKGQSLILECVASGIPPPRVTWAKDGSSIVGYNKTRFLLSNLLIDTTSEEDSGSYRCMADNGVGEPGAAVILYNVQVFEPPEVTMELSQQIIPWGQSAKFTCEVRGNPQPSVYWLRNAVPLASSQRLRLSRKALRVVSVGPEDEGVYQCMAENEVGSAQAMAQLKTARPGTTLKPWREAKLGSAQSPTPSSRPSSPDKTLRDRALLLRPRPTALPASLQCTTAKGQVSPAEAPIILSSPRTSKTDYYELVWRPRHDGGSRAPILYYLVKHRKV, via the exons ATGACAATGATGCCAAGAAGGAAGAGACCAACGGTCACCATCACCTGTCTCATCTTGGCTGCAGCCAGCTGCTTTGGTAATGTGG GTGAAGTCCCTCAGGTGACTGTCCAGCCCACTTCCACGGTCCAAAAGCATGGGGGTCCTGTGATTCTAGGCTGTGTTGTGGAACCACCATGGGTGAACATCACATGGAGGCTGAATGGGAAGGAACTGAACAGCTCAGATGATGCACTGGGGATCCTCATCACTCGTGGAACCCTTGTCATTGCTGCTCTCAACAACCATACCGTGGGTCGTTACCAGTGTGTAGCCAGAATGCCTGCAGGAGCAGTAGCCAGCGTGCCTGCCACAGTGACACTAGCCA ATCTCCAGGACTTCAAGTTTGATGGCCAGCATATTATTGAGGTGGATGAAGGGAATACAGCTGTCATTGCCTGTGACCTTCCAGAAAGTCATCCAAAAGCCCAGGTTCGCTACAGTGTCAAACAAGAATGGCTGGAAGCCTCTAGAG ACAACTACCTGATCATGCCATCAGGAAACCTCCAGATTGTCAATGCCAGCCAGGAAGATGAAGGGATGTACAAGTGTGCTGCATACAACCCTGTGACTCAGGAAGTGAAAACTTCTGTCTCCAGTGATCGGCTTCGTGTGCGGC GATCTACTGCTGAAGCTGCTCGGATAATTTACCCCCCAGAAGCTCAGACCATCATTGTGACTAAAGGTCAGAGCCTTATCCTTGAATGTGTGGCTAGTGGAATCCCACCTCCAAGGGTCacctgggctaaggatggctcCAGTATTGTGGGCTACAACAAAACCCGCTTCCTGCTCAGCAACCTTCTAATCGACACCACCAGTGAGGAGGATTCTGGAAGCTACAGATGCATGGCAGACAATGGGGTTGGGGAGCCAGGAGCAGCTGTCATACTCTACAATGTCCAGGTATTTG AGCCCCCTGAGGTCACCATGGAACTATCTCAGCAGATCATCCCATGGGGCCAGAGTGCTAAATTTACCTGTGAAGTACGGGGGAACCCTCAGCCCTCTGTGTACTGGCTGCGGAATGCTGTGCCCCTTGCCTCTAGCCAGCGTCTGCGGCTCTCCCGTAAGGCCCTACGGGTGGTGAGTGTGGGTCCCGAAGATGAAGGGGTGTACCAGTGCATGGCAGAAAATGAAGTTGGAAGTGCCCAGGCCATGGCACAGCTGAAGACAGCCCGGCCTG GAACAACCCTGAAACCATGGCGAGAGGCCAAATTGGGATCAGCTCAGTCTCCCACACCTTCTTCCAGGCCTAGCAGCCCTGACAAGACACTTCGGGATCGAGCTCTGCTTCTGAGACCTAGGCCAACAGCCCTGCCTGCCTCCCTCCAATGCACAACTGCAAAAGGGCAAGTCTCTCCAGCGGAGGCCCCCATCATCCTTAGCTCTCCCAGGACATCCAAGACAGACTACTATGAACTGGTGTGGAGGCCTCGGCATGATGGTGGCAGCAGAGCCCCGATACTCTACTACCTGGTGAAACATCGCAAGGTATAG